One genomic region from Sphingobacterium sp. UGAL515B_05 encodes:
- a CDS encoding citrate synthase, with translation MSDKASINLDGTSYDLAVVVGTENEKAVDISKLRDLSGFITLDPGYKNTGATKSAITFLDGEKGILRYRGYPIEQLAEKSTFLEVAYLLIYGELPKKEVLEKFRADIKKQMMIHEDMKNFFAGFPSKSHPMGQLSCLVGALSAFYPESLNPNLTDEEEDQTIINLLAKMPTIVSWIQKKSLGHPVVYPKNNLGYIDNFLNMLFGEVNDEKTFDPVVIDAMHKLLILHADHEQNCSTSTVRIVGSSNANLYASVASGINALWGPLHGGANQAVIEMLEAIKNDGGDAEKYLAKAKDKNDPFRLMGFGHRVYKNFDPRAKIIKKACDDILEKLGVQDPVLDIAKKLEEAALNDQYFIDRKLYPNVDFYSGIIYRALGFKADMFTVLFALGRLPGWIAQWKEMRENKEPIGRPRQVYVGHTERDYVEFSNR, from the coding sequence ATGTCAGATAAAGCATCTATAAATTTAGACGGCACTTCCTATGACCTCGCGGTCGTTGTCGGTACTGAAAATGAAAAAGCAGTTGATATTTCCAAATTAAGAGATCTAAGTGGATTTATTACATTAGACCCAGGATACAAAAATACTGGTGCGACGAAGAGTGCGATTACTTTCCTTGACGGTGAAAAAGGTATATTGAGATATAGAGGATATCCAATTGAACAATTGGCAGAGAAATCGACTTTCTTGGAAGTTGCTTATTTGTTGATTTATGGAGAGCTTCCAAAAAAAGAGGTATTGGAAAAATTCAGAGCTGACATCAAAAAACAAATGATGATTCACGAAGATATGAAAAACTTCTTCGCTGGTTTTCCTTCCAAATCACATCCAATGGGTCAACTTTCCTGTTTAGTTGGTGCATTATCGGCGTTTTACCCAGAATCTTTAAATCCAAACTTAACAGACGAAGAAGAAGATCAAACGATCATCAATCTTTTGGCAAAAATGCCAACAATCGTTTCTTGGATTCAGAAGAAATCATTGGGTCACCCTGTTGTTTATCCTAAAAACAACCTTGGCTATATCGACAACTTCCTAAACATGTTATTCGGAGAAGTTAACGATGAAAAAACATTCGATCCAGTCGTCATTGATGCCATGCACAAATTGTTGATTTTACATGCTGATCATGAGCAAAACTGTTCAACATCTACTGTCCGTATTGTAGGTTCATCCAATGCAAACCTTTATGCTTCTGTTGCATCAGGTATCAACGCATTATGGGGACCATTACATGGTGGCGCAAACCAAGCCGTAATCGAGATGTTAGAGGCCATTAAAAATGATGGTGGTGATGCTGAAAAATATCTTGCTAAAGCAAAAGACAAAAACGATCCTTTCCGCTTAATGGGATTCGGTCACCGTGTTTACAAAAACTTCGACCCACGTGCTAAAATTATCAAAAAAGCCTGTGATGATATCTTAGAAAAATTAGGTGTTCAAGATCCTGTATTGGATATCGCGAAGAAACTGGAAGAAGCAGCATTGAATGACCAATATTTCATTGACAGAAAACTTTATCCAAATGTTGATTTCTATTCAGGTATCATCTACCGTGCGTTAGGTTTCAAAGCAGACATGTTTACCGTATTATTTGCTTTAGGCCGTCTACCAGGATGGATTGCACAGTGGAAAGAAATGCGCGAAAACAAAGAGCCTA
- a CDS encoding SPFH domain-containing protein, protein MGLFNLFNNQLSEVIEWKNQDPRLLWYKFPSERNEIKNSSKLILAPGQGCILVYEGKGENLLTEPGTYNLKTDNHPFFTTLARLRQNFESEHKLYIYFFRTAAIVNQSWGTGTPIKYVDPHYNLPIEIGLNGTFSYLIKEPVHFYKNIVANQNTVSTAVIQDIINNRIPQQIIAQIAQKKLGYNEIDSQLGLLSHDIKTAVEQDFNDLGLDITDFKILGTQFDANTQRRIGEIADLSTQNQAAQQAGLSYVELEKLRALRDAAKNEGGIAGVGAQLGVGMELGKQFDLQKEEIKDHIQQEGDFVEKLQKLQLLLRENIISQEEFDTLKKQILNKI, encoded by the coding sequence ATGGGACTATTTAATCTTTTTAACAACCAACTTTCTGAAGTCATCGAGTGGAAAAACCAAGACCCTCGATTATTATGGTATAAATTTCCATCCGAAAGGAATGAGATCAAAAATTCCAGCAAGCTGATCCTCGCTCCAGGGCAGGGCTGCATCCTTGTGTATGAGGGAAAAGGTGAAAACCTGCTGACCGAACCAGGAACGTACAACCTCAAAACGGACAACCATCCCTTCTTTACCACTTTAGCGCGTTTACGGCAGAATTTTGAATCCGAACACAAACTTTACATTTACTTTTTTCGTACGGCCGCTATCGTCAATCAATCCTGGGGAACAGGAACTCCGATTAAATACGTCGACCCACACTACAATTTACCGATAGAAATCGGACTAAACGGCACCTTTTCCTACCTGATCAAGGAACCCGTACATTTCTATAAAAATATTGTCGCAAATCAAAATACGGTCAGCACAGCTGTCATTCAAGACATCATCAATAATCGGATCCCACAACAAATTATTGCGCAGATTGCACAAAAGAAACTGGGTTACAATGAAATTGACAGTCAACTGGGACTGTTATCCCACGACATCAAGACTGCGGTTGAACAAGATTTTAATGACCTTGGTCTCGACATTACGGATTTCAAAATCTTAGGAACTCAATTTGATGCCAATACACAACGAAGAATCGGAGAAATCGCCGATTTAAGCACACAAAATCAAGCGGCACAACAGGCAGGTCTGAGCTATGTTGAATTAGAAAAACTACGTGCGCTCCGTGATGCCGCTAAAAATGAAGGGGGAATCGCGGGTGTAGGTGCACAACTGGGCGTCGGTATGGAACTCGGAAAACAGTTTGACCTCCAAAAAGAGGAGATCAAAGATCATATTCAGCAAGAAGGCGACTTTGTCGAGAAACTTCAAAAGCTGCAGCTGCTGCTCCGTGAAAACATCATTAGTCAGGAAGAATTCGATACACTCAAAAAACAGATTCTCAACAAAATATAA